A single Malaclemys terrapin pileata isolate rMalTer1 chromosome 3, rMalTer1.hap1, whole genome shotgun sequence DNA region contains:
- the LOC128834339 gene encoding uncharacterized protein LOC128834339, which translates to MFTHNKLKIFVMLLALTTYTAAVVLNAGAGSGAFKGVFLNTVGNISNKYNTDFTPAGWAFLIWNVIYVWQFAWLGYALSGICRRNELGWVYTEPDLLPISFYLVWILNNAINVGWLFLWDREYLIPALVLLAVLPFTCYVGLFISHRSLHIHAVWFLKSHKAELWLIRILVQNGIALYATWTTIATLLNFAVVLIFNGNISNKIATATSLAILTFELVIWFSLENFVLDKYVRYNLTVYPVVIVALTGIVWKNYSLSSPTDNSVFTVVLLAVACVTFAVRLGIVIWRHCKRPLNRSDSPAMTL; encoded by the exons ATGTTTACACACAACAAATTGAAGATTTTCGTAATGCTTCTGGCACTGACCACTTACACAGCCGCGGTGGTGCTCAATGCTGGAGCTGGATCAGGGGCATTCAAAG GTGTATTCCTAAATACTGTTGGAAACATCTCAAACAAGTACAACACTGACTTCACACCGGCTGGCTGGGCCTTCCTCATCTGGAATGTCATCTACGTCTGGCAGTTTGCTTGGCTGGGTTATGCACTGTCAGGAATCTGCAGAAG GAATGAACTCGGATGGGTTTACACAGAGCCAGATTTACTGCCAATATCCTTCTATCTGGTGTGGATACTGAACAACGCCATTAATGTTGGATGGCTATTCCTGTGGGACCGAGA GTATCTCATTCCAGCCCTGGTTCTCCTGGCAGTCCTCCCTTTTACCTGTTATGTTGGTCTCTTCATTTCACACCGGTCCTTGCATATCCATGCCGTTTGGTTCCTAAAGTCTCACAAAGCAGAGTTGTGGCTCATCCGAATTCTG GTGCAAAACGGAATTGCACTATATGCAACATGGACCACCATTGCCACTCTGCTGAATTTTGCCGTGGTGCTGATCTTCAATGGGAACATATCTAATAAGATTGCAACTGCGACCTCTCTGGCCATCCTGACCTTTGAACTAGTAATATG GTTTTCTCTGGAAAACTTTGTGCTTGACAAGTATGTGCGGTATAATCTGACTGTCTACCCAGTGGTCATTGTAGCACTAACCGGCATTGTGTGGAAGAACTACTCCCTTTCATCTCCAACTGACAACAGTGTGTTTACAG TTGTGTTGCTGGCGGTGGCTTGTGTTACCTTTGCTGTTCGGCTGGGAATAGTCATATGGAGACATTGTAAAAGGCCTCTCAACCGATCAGATTCTCCAGCCATGACACTGTGA